Proteins encoded within one genomic window of Brassica rapa cultivar Chiifu-401-42 chromosome A09, CAAS_Brap_v3.01, whole genome shotgun sequence:
- the LOC103843686 gene encoding MATH domain and coiled-coil domain-containing protein At2g42460-like encodes MEHTLSWVIENFSEKNDVIRTADFSISGCEWCVCVHPKGTAGSDHLCLYLHVVNTDSLSLGWKRRASYCFVLLNQSGKELFRSAEDSRCTLFCSEILSWGYNKTLPLSKLQEKGFLKKNKLTIKIYIKVLEVVHQGKSTENEMLDYRGFQIPASQIVLLNKNVPYDPNHSVDFEPENQAVKTKYRNLLRIVETLSKPPQSLSLAQLCKAQSEVNALEEAGFKLDWLNSKIEELSLECKKEPLSDGSRVRQLEDRVNNVELTLWDLKVELDKEKVKSAAAAASAATAAAAASAAAAAAASSAAAAAKVSSFPFIDFIIKRFFLSCFSFSKY; translated from the exons ATGGAGCATACCTTGAGTTGGGTGATTGAAAACTTCTCCGAGAAGAATGATGTGATAAGAACTGCTGACTTCTCAATCAGCGGCTGTGAATG GTGCGTTTGTGTGCATCCCAAGGGTACGGCTGGCTCTGATCACTTGTGTCTGTACCTGCACGTTGTGAATACAGATTCATTGAGTCTTGGATGGAAAAGGAGAGCTAGTTATTGCTTTGTTTTGTTGAATCAGTCCGGAAAAGAGCTATTCAGATCAGCTG AGGACAGCAGATGCACATTGTTCTGCAGTGAGATCTTATCCTGGGGTTACAATAAGACGCTGCCTCTTTCCAAGCTCCAAGAAAAAGGGTTTCTGAAGAAGAACAAACTAACCATTAAAATCTACATCAAAGTCCTTGAAGTTGTTCATCAAGGAAAGTCAACTGAGAATGAGATGTTAGATTACCGTGGTTTTCAGATCCCTGCTTCTCAA ATTGTACTACTGAACAAGAATGTACCTTATGACCCAAACCATTCAGTAGATTTCGAACCAGAGAACCAAGCGGTCAAAACAAAGTACAGGAATCTCCTCCGCATCGTCGAAACACTGAGCAAGCCTCCACAGAGCTTGTCTTTGGCTCAACTATGCAAAGCTCAAAGCGAGGTGAATGCGCTGGAGGAAGCAGGCTTCAAGCTCGACTGGTTAAATTCAAAGATTGAGGAACTTTCCTTGGAGTGCAAGAAAGAACCACTTTCTGATGGATCTAGGGTCCGACAACTCGAGGATAGGGTCAACAATGTGGAATTGACTCTGTGGGATCTCAAAGTTGAACTGGACAAGGAGAAGGTTAAATCTGCTGCTGCCGCTGCTTCTGCCGCTACCGCTGCAGCTGCTGCTTCTGCCgccgctgctgctgctgcttcttCCGCTGCCGCTGCTGCTAAAGTTTCTTCGTTTCCGTTTATAGATTTTATCATAAAAAGGTTCTTTCTCTCTTGCTTCTCATTCTCAAAATACTAG